One region of Myxocyprinus asiaticus isolate MX2 ecotype Aquarium Trade chromosome 38, UBuf_Myxa_2, whole genome shotgun sequence genomic DNA includes:
- the LOC127429092 gene encoding interferon-inducible GTPase 5-like, which translates to MATSEDYRTITQEELEELKESISTQDLSSAADTIKHFLQQRDRVELNIAVTGESGSGKSTFVNAFRGLGDGDEGSAETGVVETTKEPKAYKHPKYKNVTLWELPGTGTQNWKPHEYFEHVQFERYDFFIIIASDRFRECHADLAKEIKRMKKNFYFVRSKIDTSIDAAMRKKSFNEKNTLDKIREDCVNGLREVGVEDPVVFLISGLYLSKYDFNSLQERMEIEVPQHKSHVLMLAVLNITAEIIESKKKALEKNISRVALLSAGVAALPVHGLSVVVDVALIVNEALKYKTAFGLDKESMKRISIRSGKSTEFLMSVMKSVVCAGITASSTVLQLRKTSVYANEEAVERVVSFIPFIGSAVAAGLSFVAVSYMLKKVLNEITEDARNVQIASQK; encoded by the exons atggCTACATCAGAAGATTACCGTACTATAACTCAGGAGGAGCTGGAAGAACTTAAAGAATCGATATCTACTCAGGATCTGTCATCAGCTGCTGACACCATCAAACATTTCCTCCAACAGCGAGATCGTGTAGAACTTAATATTGCTGTGACGGGGGAATCTGGTTCTGGAAAGTCCACATTTGTCAATGCTTTTAGGGGTTTGGGAGATGGAGATGAGGGTTCAGCTGAAACTGGTGTAGTGGAGACCACTAAAGAACCCAAAGCTTACAAACacccaaaatataaaaatgtgacaTTGTGGGAGCTCCCTGGAACTGGAACACAAAACTGGAAACCTCATGAGTACTTTGAACACGTTCAGTTTGAGCGCTATGATTTTTTCATCATAATTGCTTCAGATCGTTTCAGAGAATGCCACGCTGACCTGGCCAAAGAGATCAAGAGAATGAAGAAGAATTTCTACTTTGTTCGTTCCAAGATTGACACCAGTATTGATGCTGCAATGAGGAAAAAAAGCTTTAATGAGAAAAACACACTGGACAAAATACGAGAAGACTGTGTAAACG GTCTGAGAGAGGTCGGTGTAGAGGATCCTGTTGTGTTCTTGATTTCTGGTTTGTATCTCAGCAAGTATGATTTTAATTCACTGCAGGAGAGGATGGAGATTGAAGTCCCACAACACAAGAGTCATGTGCTGATGTTGGCTGTACTGAATATCACAGCAGAGATTATTGAGAGTAAAAAGAAAGCTCTAGAGAAAAACATTTCAAGAGTAGCTTTATTATCTGCTGGTGTAGCTGCACTTCCTGTTCATGGTCTTTCAGTTGTTGTGGATGTAGCTCTGATAGTAAATGAGGCACTAAAGTACAAGACTGCATTTGGTCTGGATAAAGAATCTATGAAGAGGATCAGTATAAGATCTGGGAAGAGCACTGAGTTTCTAATGAGTGTGATGAAATCAGTTGTGTGTGCAGGAATTACTGCTAGTTCAACTGTGCTTCAGCTGAGAAAAACCTCTGTTTATGCAAACGAAGAAGCTGTTGAGCGTGTTGTTAGTTTTATACCCTTTATAGGTTCTGCTGTGGCTGCAGGATTGTCTTTTGTGGCAGTTTCATACATGCTGAAGAAAGTTCTGAATGAAATAACTGAAGATGCCAGGAATGTGCAGATTGCCTCACAGAAGTAG
- the LOC127429091 gene encoding E3 ubiquitin-protein ligase TRIM39-like, with protein MASGSFTDEDFSCSVCCDIYKDPVLLSCSHSVCKECIQKFWEIKTTKECPVCRSRSPIDDPPVNLALKNLCETFLQDRSQRSSSGCEAVCSLHEEKLKLFCLDDQQLVCLVCRDSRTHTNHKFCPVDEAVMDYKEKLRSEIKPLQEKLRIFEISRRNLVHTANYIKIQTQHTERRIKMEFEKLHQLLRDEETERITELREEEAEKSRMMRVEIEKMSRQITSLSDKIKAIEEEMNAGDVSFLQKFRSTMERTQFKLTDPEIISETLINVSKHLSNLKFNVMQKMQKNVEYNPVTLDPNTAQRNLIVSDDFTSVRLSDQPQLLPNNPERFSCKCVRGSEGFSSGLHCWDVQVGDNTCWFLGVMTESAEKKNKIFSSSGYWLLGHFTGKYAAFVTPQKSLLPVTEKLQKIRVQLDWERGTLIFSDALTNTHIHTFTHTFTEKVFPLFLIGSNNSPLVILPTTSPENNS; from the exons atggcATCTGGATCTTTTACTGATGAGGATTTCTCTTGTTCTGTGTGCTGCGACATTTATAAGGATCCTGTTCTCCTGTCCTGCAGTCACAGTGTGTGTAAAGAGTGTATTCAGAAGTTTTGGGAAATCAAAACAACCAAAGAATGTCCAGTTTGCAGAAGCAGATCGCCTATAGATGATCCTCCAGTAAATTTGGCTTTGAAGAATCTGTGTGAGACTTTCTTACAGGACAGAAGTCAAAGATCTTCATCAGGATGTGAAGCAGTCTGCAGTCTTCATGAAGAGAAACTCAAACTCTTCTGTCTCGATGATCAACAGCTGGTGTGTTTGGTGTGTCGAGATTCTAGaacacacacaaatcacaaattcTGTCCTGTAGATGAAGCTGTCATGGACTATAAG GAGAAACTCAGATCGGAAATAAAACCCTTACAGGAGAAACTGAGAATATTTGAGATATCTAGACGGAATTTGGTTCACACTGCAAATTATATTAAG ATTCAGACTCAACACACAGAGAGACGGATTAAGATGGAGTTTGAGAAACTTCACCAGCTTCTACGTGATGAAGAGACGGAGAGAATAACAGAACTGAGAGAAGAAGAAGCTGAGAAGAGTCGGATGATGAGGGTGGAGATTGAGAAGATGAGCAGACAGATTACATCGCTTTCAGACAAAATCAAAGCCATCGAGGAGGAGATGAACGCTGGAGATGTTTCATTCCTGCAG AAATTCAGGAGCACAATGGAAAG AACCCAGTTTAAACTGACGGATCCAGAAATCATTTCAGAAACATTGATCAATGTGTCAAAACACCTGAGCAACCTGAAGTTCAATGTGATGCAGAAGATGCAGAAAAATGTTGAATACA ATCCAGTGACTTTGGACCCCAACACCGCTCAACGTAATCTCATCGTGTCAGATGATTTCACCAGTGTGAGATTGAGTGATCAGCCACAGCTGCTTCCTAATAACCCAGAACGATTTTCTTGTAAGTGTGTTCGGGGATCAGAAGGCTTTTCTTCAGGtcttcactgttgggatgttCAGGTTGGAGACAACACATGCTGGTTTCTGGGTGTGATGACAGAATCTGCTGAGAAGAAGAATAAAATATTCTCCAGCAGTGGATACTGGCTTTTGGggcatttcactggtaaatatgCTGCATTCGTTACCCCACAGAAATCTCTCCTACCAGTGACAGAAAAACTCCAGAAGATCAGAGTTCAGCTGGACTGGGAAAGAGGCACGTTGATTTTCTCTGATGctctcactaacacacacatacacacattcacacacacatttactgagAAAGTATTTCCATTGTTCCTTATCGGCAGTAACAATTCTCCTCTGGTGATCTTACCAACAACATCTCCTGAAAACAACTCTTGA